Part of the Methanorbis furvi genome is shown below.
ACAAAACCTCAAGTGTCACACCCTGCCAGGGCGAAGAGATCACATCCCCTGCCGCAACCACACGGTAGGGAATTTTCTGATCCAGAATATGGGTCATCAGTTTTTCATAGGTCGCCGAAGTGTGGACAACTCCGTTGTCATAGACCGTGCCCACATCGTACTTTTTCAGCACATCAAGCGCGCTGCCGATGTGATCATAATCCTGATGCGTCAGCAGCAGGAACTCAAGTCTTGTCACATTCAGCGAGTCAAGATATGCGAAAAGTTTGTCGCGCGCTTCCCTCTCTGAAGGTTTCATCGTCTCGCCCGCATCAACCAGTGCGAACTTTCCGTCTTTGGACAGAAGAATCGCATCAGCCTGTCCCACATCGATCACATGCATCGAAAACGCGTGCTCATCCGTGATGAGAGGCGCGAGGGGGGACGAGGCCGGGCTTATCATGCCGCCGCCAAAGATCACAACACAGACGGCAGCAGCAATCACCAC
Proteins encoded:
- a CDS encoding ComEC/Rec2 family competence protein gives rise to the protein MSKQIAAAVVVIAAAVCVVIFGGGMISPASSPLAPLITDEHAFSMHVIDVGQADAILLSKDGKFALVDAGETMKPSEREARDKLFAYLDSLNVTRLEFLLLTHQDYDHIGSALDVLKKYDVGTVYDNGVVHTSATYEKLMTHILDQKIPYRVVAAGDVISSPWQGVTLEVLSPQKDLIMSGKNPDINENSVVIKAVYQNVSYLLTGDAEKKAEEAMFAAGEDLNADILKAGHHGSSTSSTQKFLNAVSPAVIVISLGEGNEYGHPHKEPLERFVQMTKHIYRTDMDGDIVVTTDGNVYSVVTRKAHVYENVIVPNQAAA